The following nucleotide sequence is from Candidatus Obscuribacterales bacterium.
CGCCAAAACGAGAGCTGAACGCCCTAGCCTCTCCTCGATTGCCCTAGATCGCTAGATCGACAGACCTAGATGTTGGTATCCGAGTCGTCATCCTCGGGCTCCCCATTGCCTCCCATTTCCTCCTTAAAGCCCCGTAGGGTTCTGCCGATCGCCCCTCCCAATTCGGGA
It contains:
- a CDS encoding twin-arginine translocase TatA/TatE family subunit translates to MFPFSLGWPEVVIIGVVALVIFGPKKIPELGGAIGRTLRGFKEEMGGNGEPEDDDSDTNI